The sequence below is a genomic window from Chitinispirillales bacterium ANBcel5.
CCTGTTGTTGTCCGGGAACCTGTTGTTGTCCGGGAACCTGTTGTTGTCCGGGTTTGGATTTTTTTAAATCAGGTACTGTGCTTTTGGGCACGGATTGCGTAAATTTTGAACTTGGGCTACTTTTACGTGAAGAGCGAGAGTACTTTTGGTTCAAGGTATCTATAACGGTTTTACCGATTAGTTTTAAAGAATCAAAGACACCTATACCTTTATTGGCTATTGCTTCTCCATAGGGGAGATTGTATTTGTTAATCAAAGATTGAAGTTGATCTACCGGCATTGCATTGGGAAGATCTCTTTTATTGTATTGAACAATAATCGGAATGTTTTCACGTTTGTATCCATATTCACTCAGGTTGTCTTCAAGGTTTTGAAAACTCTCGATATTTTCCTGCAACTTATCTGCTGCACTATCTACCACAAACACAACGCCATCAACACCCCGAAGAACGAGTTTTCGTGTGGCATTATAATATACCTGACCTGGAACGGTGTATAGTTGAAACTTGGTGGCGAAACCTTTAATTTTTCCAAGATCAAGGGGTAAAAAGTCAAAAAAAAGCGTGCGGTCACTTTCTGTGGCAAGGGAAACCATATCGCTTTTATGATCTGTAGGTACTTTTCGATGAATAATTTGTAGATTAGTGGTCTTTCCGCACAAACCAGGTCCGTAGTAAACAACTTTTACACTTATCTCTCTGGCGGCATAGTTAATTGAAGCCATAGTCACCCTTTTTTGTTTTTAGACGATGACGTAATAAAGGTTATATTATAATACCGTTTAACCAAAAAATAGTAAGAAAGAGGGTATTAAGCAAGGATCTCTATTACATATACCCATTTTCCAATATACTATTGAAGTGGGTAGAATATCAATTTTATTTAACCTAATGTTTGCAGTGTCTGAAATCCGGGTTGCTGAGGATATTCATTTCTTTTAAGATCAGCATGGAATCGATTTGTTTGCCCGTGGTGGTTTGATAGAAAAATTCTGCACTGATTATTTTTTCTTCGGCGTAGATGCAGGTATAATTTTTTATCTGTTTTTTTGCTTCATGGCTATCAAGGAGAAATGTTGTTCTGAGGAAGTTTCCTGAAAACAACGCTGCGAAGGTAATTATGGCAGCAACAATCAACGATACTGCTATTCGCACATACGAGAGAATTGGGGTGCTATTTTTTTTCTCCATTGCAGCTTGGATTGATCTGCTGATTCTTGGGGAAAGAGCGCTTATTCTATTGGTTTGAAGAAGGATGTTGATGGCTTCATAAACTTTAAATTCACACAAGCAGCAGGAATTAATAATGGTACGTAAGGTATGCGTGCTGTCAAGATGGTTGTATATATAATCTTCAGGTCTGTTAAATATGTCTGTTTCGGCTGTTTTCTGAAGCTCTTTTTCGTTTGGAATAAACACCGTATCTTCATCAATGATTTCCGTTATTCTATTCCACTCATCTACTCGCCTCATTGCCTCCATGATTATATTTTCTGTGGGGACTTTTATGCCTCTGATAATAAGGTGCTCGGCATTGTTCATACTATTGAATTTGTAGGAACCGGATTTCCAGTAAAAGAGACTGCAGACCAAGTCTTCCAGAGATGTTTCAATAAACATTTGCAAGTCATCCGGGGGGGCTAATTTTTTTTCGACAATTTCTTCACACAAGGAATTTAAATCGCCCTGATGTGAAGAGATAAGTTCCTGTATACTTATTGGTGAATTCTGCTGTACATCGGTTAAATAGTTATATAATTTCCTTTCGAGATTTTCTTCTCCAATTTTTGCACCAATAACCATTCCACTGTCAAAAAGTACAAAGCCAATATCTTTACCTTTAGTTAGAATAAGTTTCCCTGTAATTTTCTGCTGTGACAACAATTGAAATACATCAGCAAGAATAAATTCACGAATAGATCCGCTCAGAACCATCTATCGGTGCTCCTATCGTTTTCTCCCCTAAGCTTTTTCACTAAACAGGGTATTAAGGATAACTTTAATTCTTTTGATTATATTGTAAATAATATAAAAACATAGTAAAAATACAGGCAAATAGACTACATTTTGAAGATTGTACGGGTATTTAAGTGAAAGTGTAAGGAAGGTGTAAATTGCAGCAATAACAGAACATGACAATAAAATTCTAAGCCATGAGAAATTCTGTGTTTTTGATGCAAGCGCTTTATCAGCGCCGGGAAGTATAGCTGCTACACTATTTGCTACGATTATATCTTTTATTTTGCGCTTTTTAATTATGCTGTTTTTTATATATGCTATAGAGGATACATTTTTTATGTGTTTGAGTTTTTTAAAGCAACTTTTGCACATGGTTCCTTTTCTACACTTTCTACAAGTAATTCTTCCGCACAAGTTGCAGCAAAATGTGTCTTTGACTTTATTAGTACTCCAATGAAACCAGTTAGTAAAAAAGAGTAGTGCAAGTAATAAAAATGAAAGAGTAAAAATTAATATATTATGGTAACTTAATAAGGCTGAAAAGGATGGAGAGATACCATATTTATAGAAATTGCTCCAAAAGTAAAATGGAGTAATCTGTGGTTGCATTATTTTACGGATTTCGGGCCAATTTCCACCGAAATGTCTGTCGTTTGTTTCTATAAAGGTATTTATCTTTTTTGAATTTCCTTTTGAAAGTTCATTTAGTAGTTCTGTTCCAGAGATAGTTTCTCGTTTTAAGTGGCATTGAACTTTATTAAAATGTGCTTCCTGGATACCTGGACTCATTTCAAGTGATTGGGAAAAGTAAGTCTCAGCAAGATCGATTCGTCCGTTTAGGTAATGAAAATTTCCTCTGGTAAGTAGGGTGATTGGATCATCGCCTTTGATTCTCTCAGCAATATCCAGAGAATATGAAGCCTTATTCATTTTACCAGCTTTCATATTTGAAACAGAAAGGGCCAGGTGGGCCAGGTAATCATCAGGGTTTTGGTTAACTAACTTTGTGGCTTTTGTATGTAATTGATCACAATAGCCTTCAGAGGAGATTCTGGAAAAAACTGCTGGTGTGTTGTGAGGTAAAGCACTTTTTAGAAATACTAACTGAATCCAATTATCCAGAGGAGAAAGGGCCAGAATAGTACATGAGGCAAAGAGGATAATCTTTTCATTTCTTTTTAAAAAACGAAAAATGAATAGTGCAATTATCCAAAAAAACGCTATGAAGCCCAGTGAAGTTAATGAAAGTAAAACAATTATGCTTAGAGGTGTCCTATAAGGCAGGGGAATGGTTGAAAATAATCTCTCATTGAGTGGGTGAACTGCTTTTGTAACATGTTTGATTGAGAGGATCAAAAGTGTGCTGAATAGAAAAATCAGTAAAGTAGAACGAAACCAGAGATACAAATTAAATAGAAAGGAATGTTGCGCTTTCCAGGAATTAAAAAGTACACCAATAGCAGAAAAAAATGATGAAATAGAGTTGTTTATATTTCGGGGAAAGTAGATGCCTGCTGATCGAAAATGAGACCAGGGCTGGTAAGGATCAAAATCAGCAGCCCAGTTATAACAAAAAAGCGCTGATTTATTATCGCTACTCTCAAATTCACGGCCCATAAAAAGTAGCTGTTTAGAGATTAGAGGAACCGATATTGCACCTTCAGAGATCTTAAGTTTCTGGAGTTTCTCTAAACATCGCTCTGCCCAGGTAAGATAATCAAGTTTTAGGAATTCTGCACATAGAAGCCAAAGTGCCCCGGGATCATTTTCACTTAGGCTAAGTGCTTTTGAGAAGTACTCATCGCGCTTTGAAGAGTTGTTTTTTTGAAGTATTCCTCTTGAAAACGAGCCCCATATACTGGAACTATTTAAATTGGATTCCCTGGTACTGATTCTGACCCATTTATTTGAAGAGCTATAATCAGGTGAAATACCTTCTGTTTGCAGGAAAGCATCTCTGGTATAAAGTGCCTGCTCTAGTTCTGTGGCCCAATAGGGGCCGGGCGCTGCAAAAAGAATGTTCGCAACCAATAACACAAACAGGGAAGTCGTAATAAAACACTTATTGAACATCGGAAATATTAATCCATAATCAGTGTTAAAACGTAGTATATACAGGATATATGATTATATATTAAAATTTAGTATATGGGTAGACAGAGTAGGTAATGAAAAGGAGAGAAAAGTAAGGCACATCCCTGGATGAGTGATGTGCCTCGAAAAACTTATTTTTCAATTTGATCTACAATTTTGCTTAATCTCGATTTTTGGTTAGCAGCTTTGTTTGGATGGATAAGGCCAATTTTGGCACTTTTATCTAATACTGACACAGCTTCTTTCAAAGCATCCGTTGCTGTTTCCTTATCTTTTGCCTCTGTAACTGAACGTGTAGCAGTTTTAATGCGAGAGCGGTTGCTACGGTTAACCAGATTGGCTTTTTTGCTGGTTCTGTCGCGTTTTTCAACCGATTTATGTCGCTGCATGTTAGAGCTCCTTATCAACGTATGGGTTTGATTCTCAATAAAACAATTTAAAATAATTAAAATTAAACTTAGAGTCAAGCATAACTAGTATAAGAATTAAACTTTAACCTTATGTTCATATAAATGTTTTTCTTAACTTATATTTAATGGTCATTAAAAAAGAAGATGTGAATTAGACTCTTAGAGGAGGAGAGAAAGATGGAAAATACTGTCCGTGTTCGTTTTGCCCCTTCACCGACAGGTTATTTGCATGTGGGTGGAGCAAGGAGTGCTCTTTTTAATTTCCTTTTTGCAAGGCATCACGGTGGTACTTTTATCTTGCGAATAGAAGATACTGACAGAAGTCGTTTTGTTGAGGGGGCATTAGATGAGATCTATGAGAGTTTAACCTGGTTAGGCTTACAGTGGGATGAAGGGCCAGAGAAGGGTGGAGATTATGGGCCCTATACACAATCAAAAAGAAATCATCTTTATCAAAAATATGCAAATCAACTGTTGGAGAATGGTCATGCATATCGCTGTTTCTGTTCTTCTGAACGCTTGGCCAGTGTAAGAGAGCAACAGGAAAAAAGTGGCAATCTTACTGGGTATGATCGACACTGTCGCAACCTAAGCAATGAGCAAATACAGCAAAACTTATCTGAAAACATTCCCTTTATTATAAGGTTTAAAATACCACAGGGCAGAATTGTAAAATTCAAGGATTTAATTAGAGGTGAGATAGAGTATAACAGTGATGTACTTGATGATCTTGTTCTTATAAAATCTGATGGTTTTCCTACCTATCATATGGCAAACGTTATTGATGACCACCTTATGAAGATATCACATGTGCTAAGAGGGGATGAATGGATTGCGTCAACTCCAAGACATGTGCTTATTTATGAAGCTTTTGGATGGCAATTGCCACAATTTGCACACTTACCGGTAATTCTGTCTCCTACAGGTGGTAAACTATCCAAGCGAAAAGGTGCTGCTTCTGTAATGGATTATAAAAAAGGGGGGTATTTACCTGAGGCTTTGTTTAACTTCTTGGCACTTTTGGGATGGGCACCGGGAGATGACCGGGAAAAGATATCCGTAGATGAACTGGTAAAAGCATTTTCTCTTGAGCAAGTATCTCCTAAAGCATCGGTGTTTGATGAGAAAAAACTTGAATGGATGAATGGATTATATATGGCTGAGCGGAGTTCTGAATCGTTATCACCTGCAGTACTGGAGCTACTTAAAGAGAGAGGGGTTGTTGGAAAAGACATACGTGCTGATGATAAATATCTTCTTAGAGCAATCGATCTTCTCAAGGGGCGCTCAAAGAGAATTATAGATCTAGCTGATAATTCGGTATATTTTTTCATTGATCCATCTTCTTATGAAAAGAAAGCCGAGAAAAAACACTACAAAACAGATACTCTGGATCATTTGCGGGCTCTCGTTGAGAAACTTCAGGACATTGATCCGTTTAGTACAGATCAACTTGAATGTGCTGTTCGGGATCTTGCTCAAAGCAGAGAAATTTCCACAGGAAAATTGATACATCCTACCAGGCTTGCCGTAAGCGGCGTAAGTTTTGGACCCGGACTTTATGAATTGTTATCTTCTTTGGGCAAAGAAACTGTCATTAGAAGAATTGAAAAAGCATGTGAATATCTGGAAAATAAATAATTTACATAGATATCAATATTAACTTTTTTGAGTAGTAAACAGGAGCGTTATGGAAGAGATCCCACCAGTTAATAAAAAGAAAAATGATAATACAGGTAATACAAATAAAATACCACAGGTTTCTAATTTCATTAGAGAAGTAATTAAAACTGATATTGAAAGTAAAAAGTGGGATAAGATCGTTACCCGTTTTCCTCCAGAACCCAATGGGTATCTTCATATCGGACATGCTAAAGCTATTTGTATTAATTTTGGTATGGCTGAGGAGTTTGGTGGAGAGTGTCACCTTCGCTTCGATGATACTAATCCCTCAAAGGAGGAGAGTGAGTATATCGAATCTATCAAACAGGATGTGTCATGGCTTGGTTTTGATTGGGGGCCTCATCTTTATTTTGCCTCGGACTATTTTGAGCAAATGTATCAGTGGGCAGTTAAATTGATCAAAGATGGTAAAGCCTATGTTGATGATCTTACGCCTGAGCAGATAAGAGAATACCGTGGCACGCTAAAGGAACCAGGAAAAGAAAGCCCTTACAGGAATCGCTCAACAGAGGAAAATCTAGACCTTTTTAAGCGGATGAGAGATGGGGAATTTGAGGAAGGAACACATGTCTTAAGAGCAAAAATTGATATGGCTCATCCCAATATGAATATGCGCGATCCGGCTATGTACAGAATCCTTAAAGTGTCTCATCACCGCACCGGTGATAAGTGGAAAATTTACCCTATGTATGACTGGGCTCATGGTCTTGAAGATTCAATTGAGGGAGTTACACATTCTCTTTGTTCGCTGGAGTTTGAAGACCATAGGCCTCTTTACGATTGGTTTCTGGAACAGCTTGAAATTCATCATCCTCAGCAAATTGAATTTGCGCGGCTTAATCTTACCTACACTGTAATGAGCAAAAGAAAACTTTTGCAGCTGGTGCAACAGAAGTATGTTTCAGGATGGGATGATCCACGTATGCCTACTATTTCCGGGCTAAAACGTAGAGGGTATACGCCCGAATCGATAAGAGCATTTGCTGAAAGAATAGGAGTTGCTAAAAGAGATAGTACAGTGGACCTGGCCTTGTTGGAACACTGCCTTAGAGAGGACCTCAATAAAAGGGCTAATCGGGTAATGACTGTACTTAATCCACTGAGAGTTATTATTACCAATTATCCCGAAGATCTAAGTGAGGAGCTTGAGGCAATAAACAATCCCGAAGATAGTTCAATGGGCACAAGAAAAGTACCGTTTTCCAAAGTGCTTTATATTGAGCGGGATGACTTTATGGAGAATCCGCCAAAGAAATTTTTCCGTCTCGCACCAGGGCGCGAAGTTCGGTTACGATATGCTTATTTTATCACTTGCGATAAGGTGATAAAGGACCAGGAGGGAAATGTCGTTGAGCTGCAGTGTAGCTATGATCCTGAGACGAAGGGTGGGGCAAGTCCAGACGGTAGATCGCCAAAAGCTACTCTTCACTGGGTTTCTGCCAAACATGCAATTGATGCTGAAGTGCGACTCTATGATAAGCTTTTTACTACTGAAGATCCATCGGATGCACCAGGTGGAGATTTTCTCAAAAATATAAATCCAGAATCACTGAAAGTTCTAAAAGGATGCAAATGTGAACCAAGTTTAAACAGAGCAAAACCAATGGAGAGGTATCAGTTTGAACGACTGGCTTACTTTTGTGTAGATAATGAATCTAGAGAAAATTGTCTTGTTTTCAACAGAACTGTAACACTTAAGGACACATGGGCCAAAATAAAGAAAAAGTCCAAGGCGTAAAAAACGGTTTGACTTTGATGTGGTCCTAAAGTAATTTATCTGTTCAATAAAGGGGCTGTAGCTCAGTTGGGAGAGCATCAGGCTGGCAGTCTGAGGGTCAGGGGTTCGAACCCCCTCAGCTCCAAAAAGAGGATATCTGGAAAATTCAGGTATCCTTTTTTTTATTTGTATGTTTTTGACAAAAAAGTAAATGATAGAAATAAAAAAAACACTCCAATTGAAAACAATCAGAGTGCAATAAGTAGGCTTTTAATGTCATATTTTCTTAAAATGTGCTAAATGAGCTTCCGGAATCATCTTGAGACTGATTAGTATCTTCTTCACTGACACTATCTGAATCATCATCGTGCTCATCGTCATCGAATGATATTTCAGAATCATCATCTAAATTTTGATCACTATACTCATCACCATCGCCGAATGATACTTCAGTGTCACTATCTATTTCTTCATCATCGTCTTCATAACCAAACCTTGATCTGCTCATATCGGCTTTAGCAAAAGAGTTATTGATTTTTCTGACATATTGGCGAGCAAGATTAGGAATATCTGAGTTAGCTGAAGCAGAGGTAACACCATCTATACCAATATCCGGCTCCCATGATCTAATTTGAGTTGTATGTACAATTATGTTTTCATTACTAAGTGAATTGGTCCATCCGACAATCCAGGGTCTTACTCTGGACATTACTCCTGAATTGGTAATAAATATTGCACCATAGTTTTCCGGATCTTCAACAGATAAACCATATCTTGTATGTTGAGCGATGGTAACATTTTTTCCGTCTCTTTGAAGCTGATTTTTCATTTCCTGAACAAGACCGGTTTTAAACTCGGTATTTTCGTGAACAAGAAGTACTCTACTGTTTTCAGTTCGTGCTGAAACACTGAACACAAACGCTACAAATCCGAATAAAATCATCTTTGCGCTTTTCATATTTTCATCTCCTTTATTAGGTAATGGTGCTGTTATGTAAGGTAACATATTAATTTTTAGCAAAAAAGAGCGGAATAAATAACATACAAAATAAACTATAAAATATATAAGACCGGTACTAAATGACAGATATATACTTTTTTTTTCAAATAACATACTACTGATTAGGAAAGGAATATAAAAAAATGACCTATAAAGAAGGAATACCCAAATATGGTCAACCTGTAATACAGTAAAGCAGAAACGATTTTTAGTACATATTAATTAAAGAAAGGAAAAGGGGGATAATAGTGCCGTAAGTAGAATATTAAGAAATTAAAAAAGCTGCCTGTGCTTAAATATTGCAAAATCAGTATTACAATGAAAACTTTTCAAAATGAATGTTATACTTTTTTATATTCAGCTTTTTTAAATGCTCCATCAGGGAAGTACTCATGGGTTCGGGCCCACAGAGAAAAACTTCTGTTTTTGAAGGATTTTCAATAATTTTGGAAAGAAGCTCTGCTGTAATGCGTTTGAGTGTATGGGAGGTGTGATTTTGTCTGGTGACTATGGGAATAAATTTGAAGTGTGGATTTGATTTCTCAATCGATTCAAAAAAGACCCGATGAGTAAGATCTTCACTATACTTGGTGCTCCATAAAAGTGTAGCAGGTGTAGTGATTTTTTCTTTACTCCAATGGGAAATAATAGAAAGAAAAGGAGTTATACCTATTCCCCCAGCGATGAAAAGGTGATGATGATTAAGGTTATTGGGATAAAATTTACCATAAGGACCATCAAAAAATACTTTAGCTCCTGATTGCAAGTTGCGAATATTCTCCGTATAATCACCCAGCGTTTTTATCGTTAAGGTAAGATTTTCCTCATTTGGAGATGAGGAAATAGTAAAAGGGTGCTCCTCTTTAGAGCATACAGGAGAAATGATTCTGAAATATCCAAATTGACCGGGTTTGTATTTTGTTTTTTTTCTCTCTGGGTGCAAATTTAATTCGGTTACCGAATCGTTTAGTAGCTGTACATCAACGACTTTGAATTGATTGTTCTTTACGCGTAAGGGTCTGAGGAATTTGTGATGAATATATAGACCAATGCTAATAAATGCCCATGCACCCATCATCCCACTTCTTAAATTCCCTTCTCTGGTGGGGGAGGCAAGATATACATGAATAGCGATCAAAACCACACCAACTGAAGCAAAATTGTGGAACAGTTTAATATGTGAATAATCAATTTTTAGCTTGTTTAGCAGAAGTGTTTTTAAGTTTCGGATAACAGTAAACTGATGAATCTTTGTCGTAACCATTAAAAGCAGAGTGATTACAATCACCAATAAAAAAATATAAAAGGCGGTATATCCCAGATATATCTGAAAGTTACTTTCGGGGAAATATATTTTTTTAAAATATAGATGAAGAGCTGCGCTCAACAGCGCCAGGATTGCAAGAGAAGCATGAAATCTAATAACCTTATCCTGCCCAAACAGCCGGTCAAAGAGTTTGACTCTTGCAGAGAGGATAAGGCAGTTTAGAAAGTAGATATAGCTAATAATGCCAAAAACCATCCCTAGTGAATAGCTGTGAAAAAGCGAGTACCAGTTACCGCTAAAATACGCAACTATAGGTAGTAATGGACTAAATAGCGCAAGAATGATCCAGAGAAATTTAATTTTCACTTGTATCACTGTCGGTTATATATTCTTCTTCTGCAACTTCTTCATCATCGGTGTTTTCTTCTTTGAGTGATTGGTGAAAGAGATCTTTTAGTCGTTTAACATAGTCTTGGGCAAGCGCAGGTACTTCTGAATTATTTGATGCTGAAGTTACACCATCAATTTCTGGCTCCCAAGACCTTGTTTGTGTCGTATGAAGTAACACATTATCATTGTTAATTGTTTCAATCCACTTGATGATCCAGGGTCTTATTTCAGAATTAACTCCGGAATTGGTAACAAAAATTGCATCATAATCTTCTGCATCACTAACTTTTACACCTCTTCTGGAATGTTGCGCGACTGTGACAGTAATTCCACCATTTTCAAGCAGGCTCTTCATCTCCTCGATGAGATTATTTTTAAATCTGGTATTTTCGTACACCAACAGTATCTGGGTATTTGAGGTTTGGGCTAAAGCGTTCAACGGCAAAAAAAAGAGGGCAGAGAGTAAAAGTACCATTAATTTCAAAAAAATCCTCCTTAATAAGTTTTAAACTCTTTGTACTGCTATACGTTTTTAAAATATATCCTGACATAAAACTGTGAAAAAAACTGAAGCATTTAAAGCATTTTTTTTGGGGGTACAATGAAAATTTGCAGCCTTAAAACAGAGAAGAAAGCAAGTGATGGCCACAAAAAAAAGGAAACTGTAAAAACAGTTTCCTTTTGAAGTACCGACAAAGACAATTATTGCTGATCAAAATCAAAGGTGATCAGATACGAGTCTTTTTCTCGCTTTGTGGTAATTTCGTATCCAGAGTTATAGAAAACAGAAAGCATTTGCTGGTTTTCAGCACTCACTTTTGCTTCAAAACCAGTGAGACCACGTTCTTTGGCGATATCGCTCATGATATTCAGAAGATCAGTACCGATACCTTTAGCCTGCCAGTCATCTCTTACTACAAAGGAGATATTAGCACGTTTTGAATCTTCTTTAAGGTAGTAATGAGCTACTCCTACGATCTGCTCCCCACCAAGATCCTTTACAAATCCTCCAATAGCCATATCTTTTGAGAAGTCTATAGTTGTAAAGTCCTGAATAAACTTTTGTGGAAAAGCTTTAGTGGGTTCGAAAAATCT
It includes:
- a CDS encoding ADP-ribosylation factor-like protein gives rise to the protein MASINYAAREISVKVVYYGPGLCGKTTNLQIIHRKVPTDHKSDMVSLATESDRTLFFDFLPLDLGKIKGFATKFQLYTVPGQVYYNATRKLVLRGVDGVVFVVDSAADKLQENIESFQNLEDNLSEYGYKRENIPIIVQYNKRDLPNAMPVDQLQSLINKYNLPYGEAIANKGIGVFDSLKLIGKTVIDTLNQKYSRSSRKSSPSSKFTQSVPKSTVPDLKKSKPGQQQVPGQQQVPGQQQ
- a CDS encoding DUF4388 domain-containing protein produces the protein MVLSGSIREFILADVFQLLSQQKITGKLILTKGKDIGFVLFDSGMVIGAKIGEENLERKLYNYLTDVQQNSPISIQELISSHQGDLNSLCEEIVEKKLAPPDDLQMFIETSLEDLVCSLFYWKSGSYKFNSMNNAEHLIIRGIKVPTENIIMEAMRRVDEWNRITEIIDEDTVFIPNEKELQKTAETDIFNRPEDYIYNHLDSTHTLRTIINSCCLCEFKVYEAINILLQTNRISALSPRISRSIQAAMEKKNSTPILSYVRIAVSLIVAAIITFAALFSGNFLRTTFLLDSHEAKKQIKNYTCIYAEEKIISAEFFYQTTTGKQIDSMLILKEMNILSNPDFRHCKH
- the rpsT gene encoding 30S ribosomal protein S20, producing MQRHKSVEKRDRTSKKANLVNRSNRSRIKTATRSVTEAKDKETATDALKEAVSVLDKSAKIGLIHPNKAANQKSRLSKIVDQIEK
- the gltX gene encoding glutamate--tRNA ligase → MENTVRVRFAPSPTGYLHVGGARSALFNFLFARHHGGTFILRIEDTDRSRFVEGALDEIYESLTWLGLQWDEGPEKGGDYGPYTQSKRNHLYQKYANQLLENGHAYRCFCSSERLASVREQQEKSGNLTGYDRHCRNLSNEQIQQNLSENIPFIIRFKIPQGRIVKFKDLIRGEIEYNSDVLDDLVLIKSDGFPTYHMANVIDDHLMKISHVLRGDEWIASTPRHVLIYEAFGWQLPQFAHLPVILSPTGGKLSKRKGAASVMDYKKGGYLPEALFNFLALLGWAPGDDREKISVDELVKAFSLEQVSPKASVFDEKKLEWMNGLYMAERSSESLSPAVLELLKERGVVGKDIRADDKYLLRAIDLLKGRSKRIIDLADNSVYFFIDPSSYEKKAEKKHYKTDTLDHLRALVEKLQDIDPFSTDQLECAVRDLAQSREISTGKLIHPTRLAVSGVSFGPGLYELLSSLGKETVIRRIEKACEYLENK
- a CDS encoding glutamine--tRNA ligase/YqeY domain fusion protein → MEEIPPVNKKKNDNTGNTNKIPQVSNFIREVIKTDIESKKWDKIVTRFPPEPNGYLHIGHAKAICINFGMAEEFGGECHLRFDDTNPSKEESEYIESIKQDVSWLGFDWGPHLYFASDYFEQMYQWAVKLIKDGKAYVDDLTPEQIREYRGTLKEPGKESPYRNRSTEENLDLFKRMRDGEFEEGTHVLRAKIDMAHPNMNMRDPAMYRILKVSHHRTGDKWKIYPMYDWAHGLEDSIEGVTHSLCSLEFEDHRPLYDWFLEQLEIHHPQQIEFARLNLTYTVMSKRKLLQLVQQKYVSGWDDPRMPTISGLKRRGYTPESIRAFAERIGVAKRDSTVDLALLEHCLREDLNKRANRVMTVLNPLRVIITNYPEDLSEELEAINNPEDSSMGTRKVPFSKVLYIERDDFMENPPKKFFRLAPGREVRLRYAYFITCDKVIKDQEGNVVELQCSYDPETKGGASPDGRSPKATLHWVSAKHAIDAEVRLYDKLFTTEDPSDAPGGDFLKNINPESLKVLKGCKCEPSLNRAKPMERYQFERLAYFCVDNESRENCLVFNRTVTLKDTWAKIKKKSKA
- a CDS encoding FAD-binding oxidoreductase, with translation MKIKFLWIILALFSPLLPIVAYFSGNWYSLFHSYSLGMVFGIISYIYFLNCLILSARVKLFDRLFGQDKVIRFHASLAILALLSAALHLYFKKIYFPESNFQIYLGYTAFYIFLLVIVITLLLMVTTKIHQFTVIRNLKTLLLNKLKIDYSHIKLFHNFASVGVVLIAIHVYLASPTREGNLRSGMMGAWAFISIGLYIHHKFLRPLRVKNNQFKVVDVQLLNDSVTELNLHPERKKTKYKPGQFGYFRIISPVCSKEEHPFTISSSPNEENLTLTIKTLGDYTENIRNLQSGAKVFFDGPYGKFYPNNLNHHHLFIAGGIGITPFLSIISHWSKEKITTPATLLWSTKYSEDLTHRVFFESIEKSNPHFKFIPIVTRQNHTSHTLKRITAELLSKIIENPSKTEVFLCGPEPMSTSLMEHLKKLNIKKYNIHFEKFSL